A single genomic interval of Flavihumibacter rivuli harbors:
- the kdsA gene encoding 3-deoxy-8-phosphooctulonate synthase — MEQFLKDLFKRQTYDENSFFLIAGPCVIESEELLMEVADKVKTICHNLGIPYIFKSSYRKANRTSASSFTGLGDELGLGLLQKAGQAFHLPTTTDIHAHDEAAPAARYADVLQIPAFLCRQTDLLVAAAETGKVINVKKGQFLSGPAMKFAVEKIRKAGNDKIILTERGTTFGYQDLVVDYRNIPWMKAHGVPVVMDCTHSLQQPNQTSGVTGGNPQLIGTIAKAAIASGADGLFIETHPDPSKALSDGANMLHLDKLEGLLQELVRIRKAVL; from the coding sequence ATGGAACAATTTCTGAAAGACCTCTTTAAGAGGCAGACCTATGACGAGAATAGTTTTTTCCTGATAGCCGGACCATGTGTGATCGAGAGTGAAGAGCTTTTGATGGAAGTGGCTGACAAGGTGAAGACCATTTGCCATAACCTGGGCATTCCCTATATCTTTAAATCTTCTTACCGCAAGGCCAACAGGACCAGTGCCAGCTCTTTCACGGGGCTGGGTGATGAACTGGGTCTGGGCCTGCTGCAGAAGGCCGGCCAGGCCTTCCACCTGCCTACCACCACTGATATCCACGCCCATGATGAAGCAGCACCCGCGGCCCGGTATGCCGACGTGTTGCAGATCCCGGCCTTCCTTTGCCGCCAGACCGACCTGCTGGTAGCAGCTGCCGAGACCGGCAAGGTGATCAATGTGAAGAAGGGACAGTTCCTCAGCGGCCCGGCCATGAAGTTTGCCGTTGAAAAGATCCGCAAAGCGGGCAATGACAAGATCATTCTTACTGAAAGAGGCACCACCTTTGGTTACCAGGACCTGGTAGTGGACTACCGCAATATTCCCTGGATGAAGGCCCATGGTGTACCAGTGGTGATGGATTGTACCCATAGCCTTCAGCAGCCTAACCAAACCAGCGGTGTAACAGGGGGTAATCCCCAACTGATCGGCACCATCGCCAAGGCAGCCATTGCCTCCGGTGCCGATGGCCTGTTCATCGAAACCCACCCGGATCCCTCCAAAGCCCTCAGCGATGGCGCCAACATGCTCCACCTCGACAAGTTGGAAGGACTCCTGCAAGAACTGGTAAGGATCAGAAAAGCAGTCCTGTAA
- a CDS encoding L-threonine 3-dehydrogenase has translation MMREKILVIGACGQIGVELTLALRKIYGNNNVVASDLREENDLLKGTGPYVSLDALNKEMLHVQVIRQNITQIYLLAAILSATGEKNPNLAWHLNMQSLLNVLDIAREEKLTKVYWPSSIAVFGPTSPKQMCPQQTVIEPTTVYGISKYAGEFWCNYYNHRYGVDVRSLRYPGLISYKSAPGGGTTDYAVEIYHDALEEGQYKCFLKEDTYLPMMYMPDAIRATIELMEAPADKISVRTSYNIAAMSFSPAEIASSIQKHIPGFSISYEPDYRQAIADSWPQSIDDSVARSDWGWKHDYDLDRMTADMLVNLKEG, from the coding sequence ATGATGAGAGAAAAAATCCTGGTGATCGGTGCCTGCGGACAGATCGGTGTTGAATTGACCCTGGCCCTGCGCAAGATCTACGGTAACAATAATGTGGTCGCTTCCGACCTGCGGGAAGAGAATGACCTGTTGAAGGGCACGGGACCCTATGTGTCCCTCGACGCCCTGAACAAGGAGATGCTCCATGTGCAGGTGATCCGCCAGAACATTACGCAGATCTACCTGCTGGCGGCCATTCTTTCCGCTACCGGTGAGAAGAACCCCAACCTGGCCTGGCACCTGAACATGCAGAGCCTCCTGAATGTATTGGATATCGCGAGGGAAGAAAAACTGACCAAGGTGTACTGGCCTTCCTCCATCGCTGTTTTTGGTCCCACTTCCCCCAAGCAAATGTGTCCGCAGCAAACGGTCATCGAACCCACCACCGTGTATGGCATCAGCAAGTATGCTGGTGAGTTCTGGTGTAATTATTATAACCACCGTTACGGGGTGGATGTGAGGAGCCTTCGCTATCCGGGACTGATCAGTTATAAGTCTGCTCCGGGCGGTGGCACCACGGATTATGCCGTGGAGATCTACCACGATGCCCTGGAAGAAGGCCAGTACAAGTGCTTCCTGAAAGAGGATACCTACCTGCCCATGATGTATATGCCCGATGCCATCAGGGCTACGATCGAACTGATGGAAGCACCGGCTGATAAGATCTCTGTTCGTACCTCCTATAATATCGCAGCCATGAGTTTTTCACCTGCTGAGATCGCTTCCAGTATCCAAAAACACATTCCCGGTTTCTCCATCAGCTACGAACCCGATTACCGCCAGGCCATTGCCGACAGCTGGCCACAGAGCATCGATGACAGCGTTGCCCGCAGCGACTGGGGTTGGAAGCACGATTACGACCTCGACAGGATGACGGCGGATATGCTGGTGAATTTGAAGGAAGGCTGA
- a CDS encoding peroxiredoxin family protein has translation MRKGILSALLIGFSFSQTSAQQLATGMWKAQLLREDGHHIVFNFDLRYEKKQPFIRVHNAEERLEVRSVKTSGDSVFIDMPFFESSFKLARQADGSLKGIWVKGTTGADVVMPFEARPGNESRFSQKGIDGAGLNGRWEMSFIRKNGTSRPAIAELSSKGTQLTGSILTPTGDYRYLDGVTTGDSIFLSTFDGSHAYRFEAAWKGDRIEGGVFYSGPVFTESFSAVRNDTANLSMDAVSIFLKPGQDRLDFRFPDLDGKMVGINDGRFRNKVVVVQLMGSWCPNCMDETNYLSDYYKKNKKRGVEMVSLAYEYSTDPIRSRNSLKKFQQRFDVQYPMLITGVTSSDTLRTEKTLPQLTPIKSFPSTIFIGKDGRVKKIHGGFFGPGTGEHYTKYKQEFEETINTLLEEE, from the coding sequence ATGCGTAAAGGAATTTTATCCGCCCTGCTGATCGGTTTTTCTTTCTCCCAAACAAGTGCACAGCAACTGGCCACTGGTATGTGGAAGGCACAATTGTTGCGGGAGGACGGCCATCATATCGTTTTCAACTTCGACCTGCGATATGAAAAGAAGCAGCCCTTTATCCGCGTCCATAACGCGGAAGAACGTTTGGAGGTGAGGTCAGTTAAGACCAGCGGTGATTCCGTATTCATCGATATGCCTTTTTTCGAATCTTCGTTTAAGCTTGCCCGTCAGGCCGACGGATCCCTGAAAGGCATCTGGGTGAAGGGGACTACAGGCGCCGATGTGGTGATGCCATTTGAAGCCCGTCCGGGTAATGAATCCCGATTCTCCCAGAAAGGCATCGATGGGGCAGGGCTCAACGGCAGGTGGGAGATGAGTTTCATCCGCAAGAACGGAACCTCACGACCAGCCATAGCCGAACTGTCCTCAAAAGGTACTCAGCTAACGGGCAGTATTCTCACCCCAACCGGCGACTATCGTTACCTCGATGGGGTTACCACCGGTGATAGCATCTTCCTCTCCACTTTCGACGGCAGCCATGCCTATCGTTTCGAGGCGGCATGGAAAGGTGACCGCATTGAAGGCGGCGTATTCTATTCCGGCCCGGTATTCACCGAGTCCTTTAGCGCGGTCCGTAATGATACGGCCAATCTGTCCATGGATGCTGTTTCCATTTTCCTGAAGCCCGGCCAGGACAGGCTAGACTTCCGTTTCCCTGACCTGGACGGTAAAATGGTAGGCATCAACGATGGACGATTCCGTAATAAGGTGGTAGTGGTGCAACTGATGGGATCCTGGTGTCCTAACTGTATGGATGAGACCAATTACCTGAGCGACTATTACAAAAAGAACAAAAAGCGGGGCGTAGAAATGGTCTCCCTTGCCTACGAGTACAGCACAGACCCCATTCGTTCCCGCAATAGCCTGAAGAAATTCCAGCAGCGCTTTGATGTGCAGTACCCCATGCTCATTACGGGGGTTACCAGTTCCGATACACTCCGGACAGAAAAAACCCTACCGCAGCTGACCCCCATCAAATCCTTTCCCAGCACCATCTTCATCGGTAAGGACGGCAGGGTGAAAAAAATCCATGGCGGTTTCTTTGGCCCGGGTACCGGTGAACATTATACGAAATACAAGCAGGAGTTTGAAGAGACGATCAATACCTTGCTGGAAGAGGAGTGA
- a CDS encoding acylphosphatase, with translation MQTIRIEIWGKVQGVSYRYYCCQHARSLMVTGLVRNLDNGNVEVIASGTNEQLDELVQWCKKGPLLAKVTQIDITAMPLQDFPEFSIQR, from the coding sequence ATGCAAACCATCCGCATCGAAATATGGGGTAAGGTACAAGGTGTCAGCTATCGATACTATTGCTGCCAGCATGCCCGCTCCCTGATGGTGACAGGCCTTGTCCGGAACCTTGACAATGGGAATGTGGAAGTGATCGCTTCCGGCACCAATGAGCAACTGGATGAACTGGTGCAATGGTGCAAAAAAGGCCCCCTCCTGGCTAAGGTTACCCAAATCGATATCACTGCAATGCCCTTACAGGATTTTCCTGAGTTTTCCATCCAGCGTTGA
- a CDS encoding RrF2 family transcriptional regulator, giving the protein MLSKKSQYGFKALVYLAQHAASGPVLISDIAEKKNIPLKFLESILLDLRKAGLLESKKGKGGGYFFAIPPNQIKLSTVMRLLDGPIALLPCVSMNFYKKCEDCDEVTCGLNHVMAEVRDASLAILENKTVADLAFSS; this is encoded by the coding sequence ATGTTATCGAAAAAGAGCCAGTATGGGTTTAAGGCCCTTGTTTATCTTGCCCAGCATGCAGCATCCGGACCGGTATTGATCTCCGATATCGCCGAGAAAAAGAATATACCGCTCAAGTTCCTGGAAAGCATCCTGCTGGACCTGCGCAAGGCCGGCTTGCTGGAAAGCAAGAAAGGTAAGGGTGGCGGTTATTTCTTCGCCATTCCACCCAACCAGATCAAACTATCTACAGTAATGCGGTTGCTGGATGGACCCATTGCCCTTCTCCCCTGCGTTAGTATGAACTTCTATAAAAAATGTGAGGACTGCGATGAGGTGACTTGTGGCCTGAACCATGTAATGGCTGAGGTTCGTGATGCCAGCCTGGCTATCCTGGAAAACAAGACCGTTGCTGACCTTGCTTTCAGTTCCTGA
- the dapB gene encoding 4-hydroxy-tetrahydrodipicolinate reductase, which produces MKIALIGYGKMGKAIETIALERGHEIVLRIDITNAHEFTRENLVLADVAIEFTSPHSAFANVKQLLEWGVPVVCGSTGWLDQFEEVKTICKDQQGAFLYASNYSVGVNIFFELNKRLAELMAPHGTYEVSMEEIHHTEKKDAPSGTAVTLAEQILATLGRKKTWVNHISDNPEELEIISERIDPAPGTHKVKYHSAIDDIEIIHTAHNRTGFATGAVLAAEYIRNKKGIFSMKDVLGF; this is translated from the coding sequence ATGAAAATTGCACTGATTGGTTATGGTAAAATGGGTAAGGCCATTGAAACCATTGCCCTGGAAAGAGGCCATGAGATCGTTTTGAGGATCGATATCACCAATGCCCATGAATTCACCCGTGAAAACCTTGTCCTGGCAGATGTGGCCATTGAGTTCACCAGTCCGCACAGTGCATTCGCCAACGTTAAGCAATTGCTGGAATGGGGCGTACCCGTGGTTTGCGGTTCTACCGGCTGGCTCGATCAATTCGAGGAGGTGAAAACCATTTGCAAGGACCAGCAGGGTGCTTTTCTCTATGCATCCAATTATAGTGTAGGCGTGAACATTTTCTTCGAGCTGAACAAAAGGCTGGCAGAGCTGATGGCCCCGCATGGCACTTATGAAGTGAGCATGGAGGAGATCCACCATACCGAAAAGAAGGACGCCCCCAGCGGTACGGCCGTAACCCTTGCCGAACAGATCCTGGCCACATTGGGCAGGAAGAAGACCTGGGTGAACCATATCAGCGACAATCCGGAGGAACTCGAGATCATCAGCGAAAGGATCGACCCGGCGCCCGGTACCCATAAGGTAAAATACCATTCCGCCATTGACGATATCGAGATCATCCACACGGCCCATAACCGCACCGGCTTTGCCACCGGGGCCGTATTGGCAGCGGAATACATCCGCAACAAGAAAGGTATTTTCAGTATGAAGGATGTGCTTGGATTTTAA
- a CDS encoding DUF5683 domain-containing protein, translating to MRRFLFTIILLTGCFLASLAQQDSSVRTSPAATATIAPMDTAVKKPHSPKKAAIRSAILPGWGQAYNRKYWKIPIVYTALGITGYLIYDNIQTYNEVNFAYKVLVNNDTANYENVADYLKPFVKAGAENSLSNYRAEYRKNIDYSVLFFLLFWGLNVLDASVDAHLKDFDVSPNLSMRIKPMIPATPSGGNMAGIGLVFDIHKAKPRQVVTFTR from the coding sequence ATGAGGCGATTTCTCTTCACCATCATTCTGCTGACAGGGTGCTTCCTGGCTTCCCTGGCGCAACAGGACAGTAGTGTACGCACTTCTCCTGCTGCAACAGCAACTATTGCCCCAATGGATACCGCTGTAAAGAAGCCCCATTCCCCGAAGAAAGCCGCCATACGCTCAGCGATCCTTCCCGGATGGGGGCAGGCCTATAACCGTAAATACTGGAAGATCCCCATCGTTTATACAGCGCTAGGGATCACGGGCTACCTTATCTACGATAATATCCAGACCTATAACGAGGTGAACTTTGCTTATAAGGTGCTGGTGAACAACGATACGGCCAACTATGAAAATGTAGCGGATTACCTGAAGCCCTTTGTAAAGGCAGGTGCGGAGAACTCGCTCAGCAATTACAGGGCCGAATACCGGAAAAATATTGACTACTCTGTCCTCTTCTTTTTATTATTCTGGGGATTGAACGTATTGGACGCATCTGTTGATGCGCACCTCAAGGACTTTGATGTCAGCCCCAACCTCAGCATGCGCATCAAGCCCATGATCCCGGCTACCCCATCGGGTGGTAATATGGCGGGCATAGGGCTCGTCTTCGACATCCACAAGGCCAAACCCAGGCAGGTCGTGACTTTCACGAGATAA
- a CDS encoding ParB/RepB/Spo0J family partition protein has translation MNNPNKKEALGKGIRSLLQNIDADLKNTSGQLKPQVVEAATGIMRIPIDQIETNPKQPRHHFDETALNELAASIKLHDIIQPITVSKLPTGKYRLISGERRYRASKIAGLKDIPAYIRQANDQQLLELALLENLQREDLNAIEVALSYKRMMDELNHTQEQVAERMGKERSTVANYIRLLKLPPDIQVAVRNGDISMGHARALINVDVVDKQLYIFNEIRSKGLSVRQTEELVRKVYKEGGNAVKNAAKSSLPPAYKKIEDNLASHFSTRVKLNHNKKGHGSITFDYYSIQELNKLLEAMGVTAN, from the coding sequence ATGAACAACCCCAATAAAAAAGAAGCGTTAGGAAAAGGAATCCGTTCCTTGTTGCAGAATATTGATGCTGACCTGAAGAATACTTCCGGCCAGTTGAAGCCGCAGGTGGTGGAAGCCGCTACCGGCATCATGCGTATCCCGATCGACCAGATCGAGACCAACCCCAAGCAGCCCCGTCATCATTTTGATGAGACCGCCCTGAATGAACTGGCTGCCTCTATCAAGCTGCATGATATCATCCAGCCCATCACTGTTTCCAAGCTGCCTACCGGCAAATACAGGCTGATCTCCGGTGAAAGGAGGTATAGGGCATCCAAGATCGCCGGGCTGAAAGATATTCCCGCCTATATCCGCCAGGCCAATGACCAGCAGTTGCTGGAACTGGCCCTGCTGGAGAACCTGCAACGCGAAGACCTCAATGCCATAGAAGTGGCGCTGAGCTATAAGCGGATGATGGACGAACTCAACCATACCCAGGAACAGGTGGCTGAAAGGATGGGCAAGGAAAGGAGCACGGTCGCGAATTATATCCGCTTGTTGAAACTCCCGCCTGATATCCAGGTGGCCGTCCGCAATGGCGATATCAGTATGGGGCATGCCAGGGCATTGATCAATGTGGATGTGGTGGACAAGCAGCTCTATATCTTCAATGAGATCAGGTCGAAGGGGCTGTCGGTTCGCCAAACCGAAGAACTGGTAAGAAAAGTGTACAAAGAAGGCGGCAACGCTGTTAAAAATGCTGCAAAATCCAGTTTACCGCCCGCCTATAAGAAAATAGAAGATAATTTAGCGTCGCATTTTAGCACCCGGGTGAAGCTGAACCATAACAAGAAAGGTCATGGTAGCATCACTTTTGATTATTATTCCATCCAGGAACTCAACAAGTTACTGGAAGCCATGGGTGTTACGGCTAATTAA
- a CDS encoding ParA family protein encodes MARIIGVANQKGGVGKTTTAINLAASFAVLEYRTLLVDADPQANSTTGVGFDLHNITQSLYDCMVNATPIKDVILKTDIPHLDVVPSHIDLVGAEIEMINYPNRETVLQGILAPVQDEYDFIIIDCSPSLGLITVNALTAANSVIVPVQTEFFALEGLGKLLNTIKIVQNRLNPNLQIEGILMTMYDGRLRLCNQVVNEVRRHFDELVFNTIVHRNTRISEAPSVGKPVILYDAYSKGSVNYLNLAKEILQKNNMTKINQEDRVFETEGEGDKEEMEEN; translated from the coding sequence ATGGCTAGAATCATTGGCGTAGCAAATCAGAAAGGTGGTGTAGGCAAAACCACCACTGCCATTAACCTGGCAGCCAGTTTTGCCGTGCTCGAATACCGCACCCTGCTGGTAGATGCTGACCCACAGGCAAACAGCACTACGGGCGTGGGCTTCGACCTGCATAATATTACCCAGAGCCTTTACGATTGCATGGTGAATGCCACGCCGATCAAGGATGTGATCCTGAAAACTGATATCCCGCACCTGGATGTGGTTCCCTCCCATATCGACCTGGTGGGTGCCGAGATCGAAATGATCAATTACCCCAACCGCGAAACGGTTCTGCAGGGTATCCTGGCACCGGTACAGGACGAATATGATTTTATCATCATAGATTGCTCCCCTTCACTGGGCCTGATCACGGTGAATGCGCTGACTGCAGCCAATTCCGTGATCGTTCCGGTTCAAACGGAATTCTTCGCCTTGGAAGGTCTGGGTAAACTGCTCAATACCATCAAGATCGTCCAGAACAGGCTGAACCCCAACTTGCAGATCGAGGGCATCCTGATGACCATGTACGATGGCCGTCTCCGCTTGTGCAACCAGGTGGTGAACGAGGTAAGGCGCCATTTCGACGAACTGGTTTTCAATACCATTGTCCATAGGAACACCCGTATCAGTGAAGCGCCATCTGTGGGTAAGCCGGTCATCCTTTACGATGCCTACAGCAAGGGCTCTGTCAACTACCTGAACCTGGCCAAGGAGATATTGCAGAAGAACAATATGACCAAGATCAACCAGGAAGACCGGGTATTTGAGACCGAAGGCGAAGGCGATAAGGAAGAAATGGAAGAAAATTGA